A single Sulfurimonas aquatica DNA region contains:
- a CDS encoding molybdopterin oxidoreductase family protein → MIEKIKDFLGFDIKAQKYKLSHDPQFGMISDEKKPDKWVFSTCGYCGVGCGLYIGVKDGKAIHTKGNPKHNVNMGTLCPKGLSEHDMLNSPDRITSPLIKKEGVLSASSWDETYTKVADEFKRISKEHGAKAIGVIGTGQLLTEEFYTLGKFVQLGLGTNNYDGNTTLCMASAVMGYKQSLGSDGPVGSYEDFTHADTIFLIGANIADNHPILTLHLNKNKKPNKKVIVIDPRASKTSQMADLFVPIKPRTDLALYNGLAYIIMEQGWEDEGYVKANTNGYKELKKHLQNYPPQEVSNITGIDVKTLYELAREFSAQDAVLSAWTMGVNQSFMGTDTVSAIINLHLLTGQIGREGAGPFSITGQCNAMGTRETGFTSSLPGYRNFGDEAALQEYAALVNVPEEIIPRERGYKYAEIIDAIDRGEIKALWIVATNPLVSFVNQEKLRSTLAKLDLLVVQDAFMSDTAEIADIVFSAATWGEKEGVYTNSERRCNRANKAVEPLGDSKSDFDIILEFSKQFDGVNEMLFNGWEKPIDAFNEWKKVSKGQLCDYSGITYELLEQEGGIQWPCNEERPLGTKRLYSADIAFTTKDAKANLICADWFPMAEPISPAFPALLNTGRTVEQWHTRTKTRSIDILNDLAPEAWVDINPEDADVLKVKSGDRMAVSSARGRVEDVVVRVTQSVRAGNIFIPFHFNTELVNTLTNDSFCPKSGEPNFKQTAIQLHSAEVPDGLVFKEQEVSGEIEHIKSTYEGVKIQENVLQQSAKV, encoded by the coding sequence ATGATAGAAAAGATAAAAGATTTTTTAGGTTTTGATATAAAAGCACAGAAGTATAAACTCTCGCACGATCCACAATTTGGAATGATAAGTGATGAAAAAAAGCCAGACAAGTGGGTCTTTTCAACTTGTGGGTACTGTGGCGTTGGATGTGGGCTTTACATCGGAGTTAAAGATGGAAAAGCGATACATACAAAAGGAAATCCAAAACATAACGTAAACATGGGAACACTCTGTCCGAAAGGTTTGAGTGAGCATGATATGTTAAACTCGCCTGATAGAATAACTTCACCACTTATAAAAAAAGAGGGTGTTTTGAGTGCTTCTTCATGGGATGAGACTTATACCAAAGTAGCGGATGAATTTAAACGCATAAGTAAAGAGCATGGAGCTAAGGCTATTGGCGTTATAGGTACGGGACAGCTTTTAACTGAAGAGTTTTATACGCTTGGAAAGTTTGTTCAGTTAGGACTTGGGACTAATAACTATGATGGAAACACAACTCTATGTATGGCTTCGGCTGTTATGGGATATAAACAATCCCTAGGAAGTGATGGCCCCGTTGGCTCTTATGAAGACTTTACTCATGCCGACACCATATTCTTAATAGGCGCAAATATAGCGGATAACCACCCAATACTTACTCTTCATCTAAACAAAAACAAAAAACCAAATAAAAAAGTGATAGTCATAGATCCTAGAGCTTCTAAAACTTCACAAATGGCAGACCTCTTTGTGCCCATAAAACCTCGTACAGACTTGGCACTTTATAATGGACTTGCTTATATTATTATGGAGCAGGGTTGGGAAGATGAGGGTTATGTAAAAGCAAATACGAATGGCTACAAAGAACTTAAAAAGCATCTTCAAAATTATCCACCTCAAGAGGTCTCAAACATCACAGGCATAGATGTCAAAACGCTTTATGAACTCGCACGTGAGTTTAGCGCTCAAGACGCGGTTCTCTCAGCTTGGACTATGGGAGTGAACCAATCTTTTATGGGAACGGACACGGTTAGTGCCATCATTAATCTACACCTTTTAACGGGTCAAATTGGCCGTGAGGGAGCAGGTCCTTTTTCTATCACTGGTCAGTGTAACGCCATGGGCACACGTGAGACTGGATTTACTTCATCACTGCCAGGGTATAGAAATTTTGGAGACGAGGCTGCTTTACAAGAGTATGCGGCTCTTGTAAATGTACCAGAGGAGATTATTCCAAGAGAACGCGGTTATAAATACGCAGAGATTATAGATGCCATAGATAGAGGAGAGATAAAAGCGCTTTGGATAGTCGCTACAAATCCACTTGTAAGTTTTGTAAACCAAGAAAAACTTCGCTCGACTTTGGCTAAGCTTGACCTGCTCGTAGTGCAAGACGCTTTTATGAGCGACACTGCTGAGATTGCTGATATTGTGTTCTCAGCTGCTACATGGGGAGAAAAAGAGGGTGTCTATACAAACTCTGAACGCAGATGTAACAGAGCAAATAAAGCAGTTGAACCATTAGGTGATTCTAAGAGCGACTTTGACATAATCTTAGAGTTTTCAAAACAGTTTGATGGTGTCAACGAGATGCTATTTAATGGGTGGGAGAAACCAATAGACGCTTTTAATGAATGGAAAAAGGTGAGTAAAGGTCAGCTCTGTGATTACTCAGGTATAACTTATGAGCTTTTAGAGCAAGAGGGCGGAATTCAGTGGCCATGTAATGAGGAGCGACCTCTTGGAACAAAGAGACTCTACTCTGCTGATATCGCGTTTACAACAAAAGATGCAAAAGCAAATCTTATTTGTGCAGATTGGTTTCCTATGGCGGAGCCAATATCTCCTGCATTTCCAGCACTTTTAAATACAGGTAGAACGGTTGAGCAGTGGCATACAAGAACTAAAACGCGAAGTATAGATATACTCAATGATTTAGCGCCTGAAGCATGGGTAGATATAAATCCTGAGGATGCAGATGTCTTAAAAGTAAAAAGTGGCGATAGAATGGCAGTATCAAGTGCTCGAGGAAGAGTTGAAGACGTAGTTGTGCGTGTAACGCAGAGCGTAAGAGCTGGAAATATTTTTATTCCCTTCCATTTTAATACTGAGCTGGTAAATACTCTAACAAATGATAGCTTCTGTCCAAAATCTGGGGAGCCAAACTTTAAACAGACTGCCATTCAACTACACTCTGCTGAGGTTCCTGATGGGCTCGTTTTTAAAGAACAAGAAGTGAGTGGCGAGATAGAACATATAAAAAGCACTTATGAAGGCGTGAAAATTCAAGAAAACGTATTACAGCAGAGTGCTAAGGTTTAA
- a CDS encoding DmsC/YnfH family molybdoenzyme membrane anchor subunit: MQEDSATPLENFIKYKADTGMQCGNYSIDIPKLEEGEQYRFHFDAVACVGCRCCEVACNEQNNNPADIKWRRVGEIEGGVFPAFTQLLNSMSCNHCEDPECLIGCPTESYIKIAETGIVIHDDDTCIGCQYCTWNCPYGVPTYHEERNIVTKCHMCHERLDIGESPACVQSCPSGAIEIEAVNIKEWLERDIDEQGNMPFLPDARITNSTTRYTLPDNMPEIMKEMDEHILNPAHPEVPLVFMTVLTQISLGGFFALFLGDVMSLFGFSSTTWIMALLVMLPSAIGLPLSALHLGRPFLALTAMKNIKTSWLSREALALGVFTGLMSVNVVLYFFEFSQSLRLVVEAIILATGIYGIYAQSMIYRIKARPSWDRVTTNMKFFGVAYLGITLLAFISSLTSLHEVVGPLVTLSIIGAISQFFFNYEDIKTLDAKENEYQLQRTKRLLNENFKNIKVTRLVTLLAGGLIFPLLALVLLSGAYVNATTWVLGIALLVAFMSEISDRFLFYSTVVPLGMAGGFFVGKQRG; the protein is encoded by the coding sequence ATGCAAGAAGATTCAGCTACACCTTTAGAGAACTTTATAAAATACAAAGCCGATACGGGAATGCAGTGTGGAAACTACTCTATAGATATACCTAAACTAGAAGAGGGTGAACAGTATAGATTTCATTTTGACGCTGTGGCCTGTGTAGGTTGTAGATGTTGTGAAGTAGCGTGTAATGAGCAAAATAATAATCCAGCAGATATCAAATGGAGACGAGTTGGTGAGATAGAGGGTGGTGTATTTCCTGCGTTTACTCAACTTTTAAACTCTATGAGTTGTAACCACTGCGAGGACCCTGAGTGTCTTATCGGTTGTCCCACTGAGTCTTACATTAAAATCGCTGAAACTGGAATAGTTATACATGATGATGACACTTGTATAGGGTGTCAGTACTGTACTTGGAACTGCCCTTATGGCGTTCCTACTTATCATGAAGAGAGAAATATTGTCACAAAGTGTCATATGTGTCATGAGCGTTTAGACATTGGTGAGTCTCCTGCTTGTGTTCAGTCGTGCCCATCAGGTGCTATTGAGATAGAAGCGGTAAATATAAAAGAGTGGCTTGAACGCGACATAGACGAGCAAGGAAATATGCCGTTTTTACCAGACGCTAGAATCACAAACTCTACTACAAGATATACTCTCCCTGATAATATGCCAGAGATAATGAAAGAGATGGATGAGCATATATTAAACCCTGCACACCCTGAAGTACCATTAGTTTTTATGACGGTACTCACTCAAATCTCTCTGGGTGGGTTCTTCGCACTCTTTTTAGGTGATGTGATGAGCCTTTTTGGATTTTCAAGTACTACTTGGATAATGGCACTTTTAGTAATGCTACCATCCGCTATAGGATTACCACTTTCAGCACTTCATTTAGGTCGTCCATTTTTAGCGCTGACTGCGATGAAAAATATCAAAACATCATGGCTCTCTAGGGAAGCCTTAGCACTTGGAGTATTTACAGGACTTATGAGTGTCAATGTAGTTCTCTACTTTTTTGAGTTTTCGCAAAGCTTGCGTTTAGTTGTAGAAGCCATTATCTTAGCGACTGGAATATATGGTATCTATGCTCAGTCAATGATTTACCGTATAAAAGCCCGTCCATCATGGGATAGAGTAACAACAAATATGAAGTTTTTTGGAGTAGCTTATTTGGGTATAACGTTACTAGCGTTTATAAGCAGTCTCACTTCATTGCATGAAGTTGTAGGACCTTTAGTCACACTCAGTATTATAGGAGCGATTTCACAGTTTTTCTTTAATTATGAAGATATAAAAACTTTAGATGCTAAGGAAAATGAGTACCAACTCCAAAGAACAAAAAGACTCTTAAATGAGAACTTTAAAAACATAAAAGTAACGCGACTAGTGACGCTACTTGCAGGTGGCCTTATTTTTCCACTTCTTGCACTTGTGCTTTTAAGCGGTGCATATGTGAATGCTACTACTTGGGTTTTAGGAATAGCTCTATTGGTCGCGTTTATGAGTGAAATAAGCGATAGATTTTTGTTCTACTCCACAGTTGTTCCACTAGGAATGGCAGGTGGATTTTTTGTTGGTAAGCAGAGGGGTTAA